The genomic segment GCTGGGCTGGCCGCCCGGGTGCCGCGGGATCTGCACGGGCAGCTTGCCGCCCGGGTTGACGCGGCCGGTCAGCACGCCCGCGATCGCGGCCGCGCCCTCCTCGCCCGGCATGAACGCCTGCACCAGCCCGGCCGCGCGGGAGGCGAACTTCCCGAGCGCGTACGGGCGTCCGGAGACCACGACCACGACGACCGGCTTGCCCGTGGCCAGCAGTTCCTCGATCAGCTCGGCCTGCACGCCGGGCAGTGTGAGGTCCTCGGCGTCGCAGCCCTCGCCCGAGGTGCCGTGCCCGAACAGGCCGGCCAGGTCGCCCACCATCGCCACGGTCACGTCGGCACCGCGGGCCGCCTCGACCGCAGCCGCGAAACCGCTCCGGTCGTCGCCGATCACCGCGCAGCCCTGTTCGTGCACGACCTCGGTGCCGGAAAGGGCAGACTTCAGCGCGTCGACGGTGGTTGGCACGTCGATGCCGAGCCCGGCGTCCGGATACCGCGGCAGCACGTGGTTGGGGAAGGCGTAGCAACCCATGAACGTACGGGGGTCGGCCGCGGCCGGCCCGACGACGGCCACCGTGCCGAGGCCCGCGGCCAGCGGCAGGGCCGTGCCCGCGTCGAGCAGCACGATCGAGCGTTCGGCCATCTCGCGGGCCAGCGCGCGGTTCGCCGCGGAGTCGAGCTCGGTGCTTTCGGCGGCCGCGACGGATTTCTCGGGCGTCCAGCCGGCGTCCAGCAGGCCCAGCTCGACCTTCTGGGTCAACACGCGGCGGGCGGCCCGGTCGATCAGCTCCTCGCTCGCCTTGCCGATCAGGCCGGGGCCGAAGCCCAGCGTGTCGGGCAGTTCGACGTCGATGCCCGCGGTCAGCGACTGCAGGCCGGCGTCGTCCATGTCCTCGGCCACGTGGTGGGTGCTGGCCAGGAACGGCACCGCCCAGTAGTCGGAGACGACCGTGCCGGTGAAGCCCCAGCGGTCGCGCAGCAGCTCGGTGAACAGCCACGGGTCGGCCACCGCGGGCAGGCCGTCGATGTCCGAGTAGGAGTTCATCACCGACCCGGCCCCGGCCTCGCGGATCGCGGTCTCGAACGTCGGCAGGATGACGTCGAGCAGCTCGCGCCGGCCCATCGGCACCGGGCCGTGGTTGCGGGCGCCGCGCGACGCCGAGTACCCGGCGAAGTGCTTGAGCGTCGCGATCACGCCGGAGCTCTGCAGACCCCGGACGTAGCCCGCGCCCAGCAGCGCCACCAGGTACGGGTCCTCGCCGATGGTCTCCTCGACCCGGCCCCAGCGGTAGTCGCGCACCACGTCGAGCACAGGGGACAGGCCCTGGTGCACGCCCACGGCGGCCATGTCACGGCCGATCGCGGCGGCCATCCGCTCGACCAGGTCGGGGTCGAAGGTGGCGCCCCAGGCGATCGCGGCCGGATAGACCGTGGCGCCGAAGGTGGTGAACCCGGTCAGGCACTCCTCGTGCACGATGGCGGGAATCCTCAAGCGCGAGTTGGCCAGGACGATGTGCTGCTGACGAACGACCTCGGCGGCGCCTTGGACGGCAGTGAGGGGGTAGCTTCCGTAGACGCGGGTCAGGTGCCCGAGCCCGTCCCGGCTGGCCTCTTCCAGGGGTATCGTGCCAGAAGCCGCGAAAACGTCCTGCATAGGAGCGACGTTGAGGGTCTCGTCGGGGTCGGTCTGCTCGTCGTCCTGCATGTCGTTGCCGACCCAGCGGCTGCCCAGCTGGCCGAGCTTCTCCTCGGGAGTCATCGCGGCGAGCAGCGCGTCGACGCGTTCGGCGACGGGTAGCGCCGGGTCCTGCCATGGCTTGTGTGCCGGTTCTGTCGTCACGACGCGACTCCTCAGTGGTTCCTGGGTAGTTCCTGGGTTACGGTTCCGAAACTTTCAGTGTTTGTACAGCGCAAGTTTTCGGTGCCGGGTGATCTTAAGCAGGCTCTGCGGGCTGGTCGGGATCGCGTCCACTCTCCTCATGGGAGCGCGACCACAGCAAGACCCTTGACATGATCAAGCCGAAACCCTACGTTAACGAAACCTCGTGTTAATTTGCGGTTGTCGAGCGAAAGTTGCAGCCTCTGTGACGCGGACGACCACTACCACGGCGATTCTCTCGCTGCCACCGACGGCGGCACTCGAGTACGGAGATCAGCGTGACCTATAACCCGATGTCCCGGCGGAACTTCCTCGGCCTCGCCGCGGGTGCGGCCGGCGCCGCGGCGCTCGCCGCCTGCGGCAGCTCCGGCCCCGAAAACAGTGGTGGCGGAAGCACCAGCGGCGGTGGCAGCGGCGGCGGCGCCAGCTACTGGTCGCTCAGCGGCCCGCCCGGCGAGCCGGTTCGCAAGGCCTCGATCAAGCGCTTCAACGACGCGAACTCGGGCTCCAAGATCGAAGAGTTCTACTACCAGAACGACGCGTACAAGCAGAAGATCAAGACGGCCCTGGGCGCGAACCAGGCCCCGACGATGATCTGGGGCTGGGGCGGCGGCGGCCTCAAGGAGTACGTCAACGCCAACCAGGTCGAGGACCTGACCGACTGGTTCGGCCAGAACGCCGCGGTCAAGGACAAGATCCTGCCGTCGTCGTTCGGCGCGGCCACGGTCAACGGCAAGATCTACGCGATGCCGATCGAGACCGTGCAGCCGATCGTGCTCTTCTACAACAAGAAGGTCTTCGACCGCGTCGGCGTAAAGCCCCCGCAGTCGTGGGGCGAGATCATGGCCCTGGTGCCGAAGTTCAACGCGGCCAAGGTCGCGCCGTTCTCGCTGGCCGGCCAGTCTCGCTGGACCAACATGATGTGGCTGGAGTTCCTCCTCGACCGTACGGCGGGCTCCGAGGTCTTCGACCGCGTGTTCGCCGGCGAGAAGGGCGCGTGGAGCGACCCGGCCGTGCTCGACATGCTCACCAAGATCCAGGACCTGGTGAAGGCGAACGGCTTCCAGAAGGGCTTCTCGTCCACGGCGGCCGACTCCAACGCCGACCAGGCGCTGCTCTACACGGGCAAGGCCGCCATGATGCTGCACGGCTCCTGGTCGTACGGCATCCAGACCGCCCAGGGTGGCAACTTCGTCAAGGACGGCGGCCTGGGCTGGATGAACTTCCCGGCGGTCGAGGGCGGCCAGGGCGACCCGAGCAACACGGTCGGCAACCCCGGTCAGTACCTGTCGATCTCGTCCAAGGCCTCGGCCGAGGCGAAGGAGACGGCGAAGAAGTTCTTCTCCACCACGCTGGTCGACGACGCGGAGAAGGAGGCCTGGGTCAAGTCCGGCGGCGTGCCCGTGCTGAAGGGCAGCGAGAGCCTGTTCACCGGCGCTGACGCCCAGTTCCTCAAGGACATGGCCGGCATCGCCAACGGCGCCAAGACCTTCGCGCAGTCGTGGGACCAGGCGCTCAGCCCGACCGCGGCCGAGACCCTGCTCGACAACATCGCCAAGCTGTTCCAGCTGCAGGTCAGCCCGCAGCAGTGGGTCGACGCCATGAACGGAGTCAT from the Paractinoplanes abujensis genome contains:
- a CDS encoding glycoside hydrolase family 3 N-terminal domain-containing protein, with product MTTEPAHKPWQDPALPVAERVDALLAAMTPEEKLGQLGSRWVGNDMQDDEQTDPDETLNVAPMQDVFAASGTIPLEEASRDGLGHLTRVYGSYPLTAVQGAAEVVRQQHIVLANSRLRIPAIVHEECLTGFTTFGATVYPAAIAWGATFDPDLVERMAAAIGRDMAAVGVHQGLSPVLDVVRDYRWGRVEETIGEDPYLVALLGAGYVRGLQSSGVIATLKHFAGYSASRGARNHGPVPMGRRELLDVILPTFETAIREAGAGSVMNSYSDIDGLPAVADPWLFTELLRDRWGFTGTVVSDYWAVPFLASTHHVAEDMDDAGLQSLTAGIDVELPDTLGFGPGLIGKASEELIDRAARRVLTQKVELGLLDAGWTPEKSVAAAESTELDSAANRALAREMAERSIVLLDAGTALPLAAGLGTVAVVGPAAADPRTFMGCYAFPNHVLPRYPDAGLGIDVPTTVDALKSALSGTEVVHEQGCAVIGDDRSGFAAAVEAARGADVTVAMVGDLAGLFGHGTSGEGCDAEDLTLPGVQAELIEELLATGKPVVVVVVSGRPYALGKFASRAAGLVQAFMPGEEGAAAIAGVLTGRVNPGGKLPVQIPRHPGGQPSTYLLPSLGAENTGVSNLDPAPLYAFGHGRSYTTFEVDDLRISAAEVPTDGEFMVTVRVRNTGSRAGDEVVQLYLKDLVAQVTRPVKQLTGFVRVPLEAGEAKDVTFTVHADRTAFTGRDLSRIVEPGDLDVLVGTSAADLPLTGRVRLTGSLRVVGDRDRKLVTPVTVEKI
- a CDS encoding extracellular solute-binding protein; the protein is MTYNPMSRRNFLGLAAGAAGAAALAACGSSGPENSGGGSTSGGGSGGGASYWSLSGPPGEPVRKASIKRFNDANSGSKIEEFYYQNDAYKQKIKTALGANQAPTMIWGWGGGGLKEYVNANQVEDLTDWFGQNAAVKDKILPSSFGAATVNGKIYAMPIETVQPIVLFYNKKVFDRVGVKPPQSWGEIMALVPKFNAAKVAPFSLAGQSRWTNMMWLEFLLDRTAGSEVFDRVFAGEKGAWSDPAVLDMLTKIQDLVKANGFQKGFSSTAADSNADQALLYTGKAAMMLHGSWSYGIQTAQGGNFVKDGGLGWMNFPAVEGGQGDPSNTVGNPGQYLSISSKASAEAKETAKKFFSTTLVDDAEKEAWVKSGGVPVLKGSESLFTGADAQFLKDMAGIANGAKTFAQSWDQALSPTAAETLLDNIAKLFQLQVSPQQWVDAMNGVIGK